The nucleotide sequence TTTTTCAATCCGAGGCAGGAGGGCGCCGCTTTCGTTTTGTGCTTCGTGAGAATTTGCGCTTCCACAACGGCAAGAAATTAACGGCTAGTGACGTGCGCTATTCGTTTGAGAGGCTGCTTAAAAACAAGGAGAGTCCGAGCCGCTGGCCGCTGACTCCTATTAGTGGTTCCCAAAGATTGATGGAAGGACACACGGAAGAGCTTGAAGGATTTCATATCGTTTCCGCTCATGAATTTACAATCGAGCTGGACCAGCCGTTGACCTTTTTCCCCACATTGCTGGCATATCCTTCTGCTGCGATTCTTCCGGAGAGTTGTCAAACACTGGATGGCAACTGGAAGGATGGGTGCATAGGAACTGGCCCGTTTCGCGTTGTAAGATTTGAGCCCGGCGTCCGGCTAGAGTTGGAGGCGAATCCTCAATACTGGAGACAACCCTATCCACGCAGTGACGGATTAGTTTATAGATTTCGCGTGACACCGCAAGAGATTCTGGAAGGTTTTCGCAAGGGAACTTATTCGCTTGCCTGGGATCTTTATCCGTCCGATGTCGAAGCTCTTCGCAGAGAGACCGAACTTGGATCCCGTTACGGCGAAACACCACGGCTGTCAACTTATTATGTTGTTTTCAATATCCATCACGGACCGTTACAGGATGAATCGCTCAGACATTTGCTCGTTCAGGCCGTCGATGTAGAGAGTCTTGTACGACGCACATTGGGAAGGCTTGCGATCCCGGCTCACGGCTTGATTCCGCCAGGCTTGCTTGGACATGTTCCGGGGATGCGCAATATACCGGCGCCTGTTTCAACCGGTCCGGAAATTCATGACGAACTGAATACAATTATTAATTCTGTTTATGAAGGTCCGTATTCTTCCATTGCGCAAGAATTGCTGAAAATTTTCGGTTCGAAGGGATTCGCAATCCGTAATAGAGAACAAACAAGATCGGAATACTTTCGGGCTCTGGCTTCGGCTACTGCCGACATCGTGATCACCCGATGGATCGCCGATTATCCGGATCCGGACACTTTTCTAACTGGTTTGCTGCATACCGAAAAAGGGATTGTGGGGCGCGTTTGTGGAACGACAGAAATGGACCGGTTGATTGAGCAAGGACGTTCTGAGACGGATTCAGAGTTGCGAAACGAAATCTATCGTGATGCAGAAGACATGATTGCAAAAAAGGCACTGCTCTTGCCGCTTTTTCACGAACAGGCGTATTGTTTTGCGCGACCTGAAGTGGAAGGATTCCAGGTCACTTTCTCCCGAACTATCGTACCGTACGAAAAACTCTGGCTCTCCCGTTGACACTTCACCTCATAAAGTAAATAGTTTCACTTGTTTTTCGGCCGGCGCGGCTAAGGTATTGCAGTTTACGTGTTTCGGCCGCGGTGAGATACGGAAAATGTTTTGCATTCTTAGTTACCAGCGCCAGATCATGGATTTGTGCCGTCGCTCCAATGAGCAGATCGTTGGCGGTCAAGCTGTGTCCTTTCTTCTTCCAGTCATGAAATAAAAGCCCTGCCCGATCTGCAATTACGGGATCGATTTCGAGCTGCTGAAAGGCATCCAGGAAACCGCGGTTCATCTTTAGAAACTCCGGAATTGTCCCAGCCATCACTTCAAACCTTGTTATTACGGACACAAAGGGTGCCTCCTCCTCACCGAGTTCGAGCAGCAGGTTCACGTGGGCTTCCCTGGTCGATTGCCACAAACAAGGAAGAATCATCGAAGTGTCAATGAGATACATGACTCAATCTTCATTGATTTGATCGTGCAGCATCCGCCAACGGGGTCGATACCGGGGTTCGTGTGAATCTTCCTTTGCCCTTCCTATCGACTTAAGCTTCCTTTGAAATAGAACTCTCTTAAGCTCCTTTTCGGTAGCATCTGCCACAAACCGGCTACGTTCCCGGGCAGGGACAATCTTCCTTAGAAGATTCGATATTTCGGCGGGGAAATAGAATTCGATCCTTTCATTTGATTCCCGTAGTTTTCCCATGATAACTTACACCCATAAGTATACTGGTAATTTACACCCATGAACAAGGGGCCGTCTGCGACTCGTGACTCGGGGACGCAAGACGCCCGACTCGAAGACGATTTTGGCCGCTTTAAATCAACTTTTTTGACATTCGTCCCGTCTCTTGTTAGATTTGCCACTTTACTGCCATCCGGAGGGGATTCATGAAAAGACTAATCCTTTTATTGTTCTGCCTGATCATCTTTAGCATTTCGCCTGCCGGCGCTGCAAAGAAAAAGCCGGCGGCGGAAGAGAAAAAGGATGTTGCTGCGGAGATCAACAAACCACGCGCCGATGCGAAAAAGATTACTTTCACAACGGATGAAGGGACCTGGATGTCCATCGATATTTCACCCGATGGCAACACCTTGATTTTCGATTTGCTTGGCGACATTTACAGTCTTCCTGCAATAGGTGGAACAGCAACAGCCTTAACCAAAGGGCCTGCTTACGATAGTCATCCTCGCTATTCTCCGGATGGATCCAGAATAGCTTTCACCAGTGATCGAAGCGGAATGGAGAATCTCTGGATCATGGATGCAGACGGTAAAAAACCGCTGGCTCTTACCGATAAAAAAGAGTTTCAGCATAAAAATGCGGTTTGGACTCCGGACGGACAATACCTCATAGCCAGAAGAGTTGACCCAAGCAGGGCCGGTGCAAATCTGCCAACCGAGCTCTGGATGTATCACGTCCGTGGCGGCAGTGGAATCAAGCTGACCAACGCAGATGAAATCAATAATCCATCCGGACCGGTCGTATCCCCTGATGGCCGTTACATCTTTTTCTCGCGGCGCTCCGGAAGATTCAGTTACACACCGAACATGAGCAGTGGACTATGGCATATTTACCGCTATGACCGCGTGACAGGAGATGTGCTGGCATTAACGCAAGGTTTCGGTGGCGCGGCCCGCCCTGCAATCTCCCCGGATGGCAAGAAACTCACTTTCGTCAGCAGACGCGATAATAAGACCGTACTTGTATCCAGAAATCTCGTTTCCGGTGCCGAAGAGATACTTGTGAAGGACGTAACCCGCGATGAACAGGAAGGATTCACTTCTTCTGATGTGTGGCCGAACTACGCGTTCACACGGGATGGAAAATCGCTTGTATTTTCCAATCATGGCAAAATCCTAAAGCTGGATCTCGCATCCAAACAGACCATAAACATCCCTTTCACCGTAAACGTCGAACAATTTCTGGCGCCTCGCGTTACGTGGCAGGAGAAACTGGAAACAGGCCCGGTAAAAGCAAAAATCTTGCGTTGGCCAAGCCAATCTCCGGATGGGCGCTGGATCATGTTCGACGCTTTTGGACGCATCTGGTTACAAGAGATTTCCGAAGGGAAAACCGTTGGTTCACCCAAACGGCTCACGCCTGATGATTCTTCCTTGCCCCCGCGCGAGTATTCTCCAGCGTTTTCCGGAGATGGAACATGGGTTGCCTATGTCACATGGTCCGATCAAGAAGGGGGACATGTTTGGAAAGCGCCGGTTGACGCAAGCGCCGGCAAACCTCAAAAGCTAACCAGGCAAGCCGGCCACTATGCGAACCCAGCCTGGTCCCCCAAAAATGACCGGCTTTTGATCATTCAGGGTTCCGGTCTCGAATTTCGCGGACGGCAACCGGAAGAGGAATCATTTTTTGATATTCGGTGGTTACCGGCTGAAGGCGGAGATCCACAATTCATCACCACAGTTGAACTGGGTGATTCCCTTCGTTTCCATCCGCAAGCATTTTGGAATCAGGATGGCACGCGCGTTTTCTTCCGGGATCCGGTCGAACGTCAGAAACCCACCGATCCACCGAAAAATGACCTTGTGTCCATGCGATTGGATGGAACGGATCGGTTAGCTCTTCTAAGGTTTCCGACACTCAGCGACATTGTTCCCTCATCGGATGAAAAATGGGTTGTCTTTACTTCCCACGATAACGTCTACGTTGCCGCTGTTCCCAACGTGAAAATGAAGGAGCCTCCGGAGATTGGTCTAAAAGAAGGCTCAGTTCCCGTATGGCGATTATCGGAAGCGGCCGGGGGCTACGTAGCCTGGGCAGACAAGGGAAAAACGATTACCTGGGGCCTGGGAAACGATTTTCATCGCCTCACTCTCGATGCCGCGCTTCGTTTTGCAGAAGCCTTGAAAGAGAAAACAGAGGAGAAGAAAGAAGAGGAAAAGAAAGAAGCGCCTAAAGTTCCGAAGTCAGAAGTAATTTCGATTCAGCTTATAGCATCGCGCCCCGTGCCTGTCGGAACTCTTGCGCTGAAAGGAGCGCGGGTCATCACAATGAAAGGGGAAGAAGTGCTGGAGAATGCGGATATTGTGATTCAAGGAAACAGAATTGCCGCGATCGGTGCTCCAGGAAAAGTGAATATTCCGGAAGGCGCTAAGATTATGGATGCTTCCGGCAAAACGATCATTCCCGGATTGATTGATACGCATGCGCATATGAATTACTCAGCCTTCGAAATTTTTCCAGAACACAAATGGGAATACATTGCAAAACTCGCATACGGAGTAACAACCGCGTACGATCCGTCGGCTCCCTCTCTGGATGTGTTTGCTCAAGCGGAAATGGTAGAAGGCGGACAGATGATCGGTCCACGCAGTTTTTCTTCAGGTGATGTTCTTTATGGAGGTCAGAACACAGACATCTTTGCCGAAGTAAATAGTCTGGAAGACGCGCGAAATCAGGTGAAGAGGATGAAGGCTTACGGCGCGCGCATGATCAAGGTCTATCAACAGGCGCGGCGCGATCAGAGAATCTGGTTTGCCGAAGCCTGCCGCGAGCAACACATGTTGTTGACGGCAGAAGGTGGCGGAGAATTGGTAGAAGATCTCACGATGGCAATGGATGGTTACACTTCATTTGAGCATTCCCTTCCCGTTATGATTTACAACGATGTTGTTCAATTGCTCGCCAAGTCAGGAACGTATTACACGCCAACACTGCTTGTTTCCTACGGAGGTCCGTGGGGCGAACCTTATTTTCTTCAGACAAGAAACTTGCACGATGATCCAAAAGTCAGACGTTTTCATCCACACTTTGGAATTGATGCTCTTGCGCGAAGGGGATTCTGGATTTCACCTGATGAATATCATTTCCCGAATGTGGCCCGCGGCGTCGCGAAAGTGGCACAAGCCGGAGGAAATGTTTCGTTGGGAGCGCATGGTGGTTCCTCCTTGCTAATTCAAGGAATCGATGTGCAGTGGGAATTGTGGGCCATGGCCGGCGAAGGACAACCGAAAGATGGAACCGCAATGACTCCGATGCAGGCATTGCGTGCAGCAACCATCGCTGGAGCGGACAAAATCGGATTCGCTCCTGATCTGGGTTCTATCGAACCAGGAAAAATGGCGGATCTGGTTGTGCTTAGTGCCAATCCACTTGACGACATTCACAACACCAACAAGATCGAGTGGGTAATAAAGAATGGCGAAGTATTTAATGCGGAATCCATGAAGCAGGATTGGCCGGATCAAATGAATCCCCCGAAATTCTTCTGGCAAACAGAGTAACGCGGGCTCTCGCCTGCGAAAGGTGCAGACGTGACGTCCGCACTACTTTGTTTGCTTACCTCTGGGACCTCAGCGGTGAGGGATGGTTTTCCCTGAAATGATCTCTTTGATTTGCTGTTGGGCCACTTGTTGCGTTTGAACGGGGCCCATGTGCGGAGTTTGTTTGGTGGCCGCGCGCCACAAGACGGTCAAAGTAAACAGAACCGGAGAAGCAAGAAAGCTCTTCCTCAAACGCAGAATCGATTCGCGCAAATCCCGCTCATAAGTTTGCGGACTGATCGATCTACACAGAATTCCACGACCCTTCAAATACTGAACTGCCTGGCGGTGCTTCTCAAACACATTTCGAACGTTTTCACGTAAAAAAACCTGTTTGAGTGACCCAAGCGAAGGCATCGCCGCACCTTCAGCAAGTGTGCCTGATGTTAGGCCACCTCGGTTGCCCTCAAAAATAGAAACGAGATCAAAAGTGATCTTCGGTGGAATCGTTTCTGTTTTGTAAACAGAGCCGTAAGTTTGCTCTTTCTCATTCACAAACGGGATCAATAGTGCCGGTGGCGCAACATTCACGGTCAGTGGCACTTCACTCGTTTGAATAAATCCGAGCGATTTGAAATCTTCTGACAGCTTAGTCATCTCACCGGGAAATGCAGTCGTAGTGGAACGCCGGATCATGACATCCTTC is from bacterium and encodes:
- a CDS encoding PIN domain-containing protein — translated: MYLIDTSMILPCLWQSTREAHVNLLLELGEEEAPFVSVITRFEVMAGTIPEFLKMNRGFLDAFQQLEIDPVIADRAGLLFHDWKKKGHSLTANDLLIGATAQIHDLALVTKNAKHFPYLTAAETRKLQYLSRAGRKTSETIYFMR
- a CDS encoding amidohydrolase family protein encodes the protein MKRLILLLFCLIIFSISPAGAAKKKPAAEEKKDVAAEINKPRADAKKITFTTDEGTWMSIDISPDGNTLIFDLLGDIYSLPAIGGTATALTKGPAYDSHPRYSPDGSRIAFTSDRSGMENLWIMDADGKKPLALTDKKEFQHKNAVWTPDGQYLIARRVDPSRAGANLPTELWMYHVRGGSGIKLTNADEINNPSGPVVSPDGRYIFFSRRSGRFSYTPNMSSGLWHIYRYDRVTGDVLALTQGFGGAARPAISPDGKKLTFVSRRDNKTVLVSRNLVSGAEEILVKDVTRDEQEGFTSSDVWPNYAFTRDGKSLVFSNHGKILKLDLASKQTINIPFTVNVEQFLAPRVTWQEKLETGPVKAKILRWPSQSPDGRWIMFDAFGRIWLQEISEGKTVGSPKRLTPDDSSLPPREYSPAFSGDGTWVAYVTWSDQEGGHVWKAPVDASAGKPQKLTRQAGHYANPAWSPKNDRLLIIQGSGLEFRGRQPEEESFFDIRWLPAEGGDPQFITTVELGDSLRFHPQAFWNQDGTRVFFRDPVERQKPTDPPKNDLVSMRLDGTDRLALLRFPTLSDIVPSSDEKWVVFTSHDNVYVAAVPNVKMKEPPEIGLKEGSVPVWRLSEAAGGYVAWADKGKTITWGLGNDFHRLTLDAALRFAEALKEKTEEKKEEEKKEAPKVPKSEVISIQLIASRPVPVGTLALKGARVITMKGEEVLENADIVIQGNRIAAIGAPGKVNIPEGAKIMDASGKTIIPGLIDTHAHMNYSAFEIFPEHKWEYIAKLAYGVTTAYDPSAPSLDVFAQAEMVEGGQMIGPRSFSSGDVLYGGQNTDIFAEVNSLEDARNQVKRMKAYGARMIKVYQQARRDQRIWFAEACREQHMLLTAEGGGELVEDLTMAMDGYTSFEHSLPVMIYNDVVQLLAKSGTYYTPTLLVSYGGPWGEPYFLQTRNLHDDPKVRRFHPHFGIDALARRGFWISPDEYHFPNVARGVAKVAQAGGNVSLGAHGGSSLLIQGIDVQWELWAMAGEGQPKDGTAMTPMQALRAATIAGADKIGFAPDLGSIEPGKMADLVVLSANPLDDIHNTNKIEWVIKNGEVFNAESMKQDWPDQMNPPKFFWQTE